The DNA sequence TTTATACCCCCCAAGGCCTCCATCTGGCTGCACATCATCGCCAGAAAGGGACAAGACAGCCAAAAAGTCGTCGGGAAGGGTTTACCGCGAAAAAGGGGGACACACAGCAAAACCTGAGGCATCCCCCACCTGCAACGCCTAGCAATGCCCAGGGCAATCGCAGGCTCAAAGGATCTTCCCCTCATCTGATGCATAAGAACACTGCTGTCCCTAGGCCGAAGTGGCCATACATACAAAGGGGGCACATTGGCCCCCTTTGTATGTATAAATCTGCACGATAAATTATCTTTTGTTGCTGGCCTTACGCTTTCCGCTTTTTTTGGTATCGCCCAATTTTTGATACAGATCGGAGATCTTCTCATCGCTCAGCTTCATGAACTTCATGAGCTTCTTTTCGAAATCATCCTCGCCGTGCTGTTGGTGGGAAGATCTGACTTCACCATCGCCAGCAGCGGAAGAATGAAGCGCCTTAAGCGAAAGATCGATACGACCTCTCTCGTCGATCTTTATCACCTTAGCCTCAACTTCTTGTCCTAAGCTTAAAACATCTTCGACCTTCTTTACATACCCTTGAGCTATTTCGGATATATGTATCATTCCCCTTTGTCCATTCTCAAGCTTTACAAAAGCTCCATAGGGAGTTATCTTCTCCACCACACATTTAACCACTTCATTGACCTTCACCGAGGTGGTCGTTTCTTGCCCGTTGCTCATAAGATACCTTATACCTCCATTTGTTCGTTTTTTTAGATTCTCAGAAACTTTCTACGATGATATATGATAGCACAAACTACACCCTGTTTCGATGCAGTCCTAACCACCTCCACCTATTTCGGGCTTCATGGGTACCCAAAGCCAAAACACATCCTCCCCTTTACTTTGTCCATCGAGCTTTCGACACAATAACAAACTATAAGGAACATCACTACCGCGTTCGTTTGAGTACCATACAAGTAATATGCCATCTTTTTTGCTTAAGACCAATTTCACGACTTTGCTCCTAATTATAGGGCAAAATGCAGCAATGAGGATAGTCCCTTTCTCGCAAAATTTTCCCTTACTTGCGTAAACCGCTTTATTTGTCCTGGCTTGAGGCAGGGCCTTGCAGAGATTGACCTTCGAGCGGACCGAAGCAAGTTTATGTAATTTCACTTTTTTCAAATCTACGCCTCTCCACTCCAACATGGCTTTATTTACCTTAACATCATTGGCACACAAGCTTATGTTATATACCTTGAATACAACATCCTTGGGGAAGGACCAATTTTCGGTTCTCACGCCGATATTTGGGTTCAATCGTTTAATTGCCACTTCAAAACCGGCATCCTTAACCTCCACAAGATGGCCTGCTAGCGGAATAGAGCAAACTTTGATCCTGCCAAACAAGAGGCGTTTTATGCGGTCCATAAAGCGTTCGTCCATTAGCTTTCCTCTATAACTACGTCCAATGCCTTTATTATTCGTTGAAATGGTTCGAGCAAGTCCATGTAACAGGCGGCTTCCTCTAGGATGTGCAAGACGGCTTCGATTTCCGTTTCCTGAAAGGAAAACCCAAAATGCACTCTGATAGGGGGACCGACCTCTTCTGCCTGTAAGAGCAAGCTTTCGCCGTCAGGCAACCGTTCAAAGGCACCCCTGCTTTCTAAGGGCGAACCGGCATATCGCTCTATTGAGATTACGTAGGTCTTTAGCAGCGAGCGAGCCGGTCCAATCAGCGACGGATCCTGGCAAATCAAAACTTCGGGCTTCTTTTCGATGGATTTAATCAAATTCTGGAGAATCAATTCCTCTTTAAGATAGGCTTCTAAGGCATTCCCGTACAATACCTTCTCCAGCTTGCTGGGCCTTATGGGATCTACATACTTGAACTCAACGGGGATACCCCTGAGGTCTGTCATCATTGCTGCACCGGTATAAATATCTTTATCACTCTGGGACGAGACATACAAATAACCGATAAAAAGATCTTTCTTTAACGATTGTCCGTAAAATTTAGGCATAAATATCCAATCCCTCGTGTTTTTCTTCAGAATTTACGCCCGCATCAGCGTTAGCCAATTGACTTCTGCGTTTCTTTTTGCCGGAGAAATTTCCCTTTTTAGGGGAGTTGCGATCGTCAGCGGCCAATTTATTTGTTGCCGGAGTATTTTCCTTGCGCTTAACTTGAGACTGGTCGCGCTCTGCTGCCTCAATTGCCTCCTGTCTCATGGCAAACTGCGACGCCGAGGAAGCTGCATCCTTCGATAGAAGATCTTCCTGTCCCGCTTTTAACATCGTTATCTGCCACTGAATCGGACGCAACATGACGCCTCACCACATTAAAAATAAGGTGAAAACTTAATCTCTCCCTTATCGTAATAAAATGTCACGTATTCCATTTTCTCTTTAACCATATAAATGACACCACGCATATTTATTATGACACCCGGATAGCATACACCCTTAACCTTTACTCTGCACGCCTCATTTATCTTTGCTACCTCTTGCTCCAGTTTCTGCCTTTGTGCCTCGTAAAATTCCAAGTTATACTGCAACTGTAACTTCATCTTAGACAATTGCAACATTAATGCTTTTTTAGGCTGATCGATCTTGCCTTGGGCTTCAAGCTTTCTTATGTAGTTGAGGTTATTCTCAATGCTATTAAGCTTCTCTCTAAAATCCTCCAGCTTTTCCAAGATTGACTTTAGTTCTTGTTGTAACGACGGCACAACCCCTACCTGAATCTCGGTCCTTGTTCCAATTTCGTTTCCAAGAGTGACACAGGATATCTCAAAACCGGCAGATGAGCTTCCTCCAACTATAATGCCCTTCCTTCCGCCCATGACCGTTATCTTCTCCGTGGCCATGACGGTGCTGTGCATGATTGATCTTTCCACTATGACATTGCTGTTGCTTTTAACATAAGCCTGATCTATAAATAACGCCATTATATCTGACTCTGCCTCTATGCTAGCCTTGCCCATCCCCCTTATTCCGCCGCGAATCATCACTTTGCCCCCGGCCCGCAACGTAGCGGCTTCCACTACACCGCCAACCTGAATATCGGACCCCGCAACCACACTGAAACCATCGCGTATCGACCCTTTAATTACAACGCTTCCTATAAAATTTATGTTTCCAACTCCATAATCCACATCTCCATCGACTTCGTAAACCGGCATCACGTGCAGTTTCCCATCTTTAGGCACCAGATTGCCATCGATTGTGGCAATCAGTTTTAATCCATCTTCCGATATTTCCGTATTACTGCCTTTAGGGAGACTTTTATCCCTTGCTTGTCTCGCCTTTATGGGCTTACCTAAGACATTTATGCCGTCCCGGCCTTCCTTCGGAGGCGTCTTTTCAGCCAATACTTGACCCTTTAAGACGTTGATGACAGCACCCAGCTCCCTTAAATCCACTCTGGCAACGTTTGGATCTTCAATTTTTGGTTTTAACCTTTCCACATCAACTTTTAGAGCTATTACGGCGTCCTCGCCGTTTACCGGCTTTATCCCCTCCGCAACCACTATCCATTGATGCCCCAATTTTTCCGAGCATATCCTTTCCAAGACACCTTCCTTGATGCCGAAAACTACACCTCTCTTCTTTAGCTCTGCTTCCAAATCCTGGG is a window from the Acetomicrobium flavidum genome containing:
- a CDS encoding S1 RNA-binding domain-containing protein; this translates as MSNGQETTTSVKVNEVVKCVVEKITPYGAFVKLENGQRGMIHISEIAQGYVKKVEDVLSLGQEVEAKVIKIDERGRIDLSLKALHSSAAGDGEVRSSHQQHGEDDFEKKLMKFMKLSDEKISDLYQKLGDTKKSGKRKASNKR
- a CDS encoding FapA family protein, which produces MDSRPFSVYVREDGVYLEVKPDIEVGKIEIIGYLKRQGIDVEEGLIEEIIDQRRGEIVKVSDQVPPSAREALIEVEISEDGLTASIHIIPPLDERNWPSPQDLEAELKKRGVVFGIKEGVLERICSEKLGHQWIVVAEGIKPVNGEDAVIALKVDVERLKPKIEDPNVARVDLRELGAVINVLKGQVLAEKTPPKEGRDGINVLGKPIKARQARDKSLPKGSNTEISEDGLKLIATIDGNLVPKDGKLHVMPVYEVDGDVDYGVGNINFIGSVVIKGSIRDGFSVVAGSDIQVGGVVEAATLRAGGKVMIRGGIRGMGKASIEAESDIMALFIDQAYVKSNSNVIVERSIMHSTVMATEKITVMGGRKGIIVGGSSSAGFEISCVTLGNEIGTRTEIQVGVVPSLQQELKSILEKLEDFREKLNSIENNLNYIRKLEAQGKIDQPKKALMLQLSKMKLQLQYNLEFYEAQRQKLEQEVAKINEACRVKVKGVCYPGVIINMRGVIYMVKEKMEYVTFYYDKGEIKFSPYF